From the Anabas testudineus chromosome 23, fAnaTes1.2, whole genome shotgun sequence genome, one window contains:
- the LOC113163009 gene encoding chloride anion exchanger-like — MMRPGVKQYVVARPLYSEDSFAEDHEKIYRHHKTMLDHVKQYFTCDSKRAKNAALSLLPVISWMKIYRIKEWLLSDIVSGVSTGLVAVLQGLAYCLLASLPAWYGLFSAFFPVITYFFLGTSRHISVGPFPVLCLMIGSVVTRLVPDEGQPLNITAFEGLSIDERRVLVAYSVTFLTGIMQLAMGMLQVGFVVMYLSDTLVSGFTTAAAIHILVSQLKFVLGLQVPGISGPLSIIYTLEIIFNKITSTNVCDVVISLVIMGVVFIVKEINDRFKSKLPVPIPIEVIMTVIACGVSFAFDFKTRYGIDTVGHIPKGYESPVAPNIHILQETAVEAFPMAIVGFAVAFSVAKVYSVKHDYTIDGNQELIAFGVSNIFGASFKSFAASTSLSRSAVQESTGGKTQVAGLLSAIIVMIVTLAIGFLLEPLPKSVLGAVVIVNLKGMLMQFSEVPYLWRRDKPDCMVWLGTCFASIILGLDLGLAVGLGMELISVVIRAQFPRCSVLANIRGTDIYKDRKDYTDIYEPEGVKIFRIPSPIFFANIEFFRSKLVEAVGFNPLRVLRKRNKALRMIRKLLKKGDLQWTSKGFLNTSCGPIQESEDESNMEELDLPTDFKDLPVRIDWNAELPANIVVPSVDLHSLILDFAAVSFLDISALKGLKTALKELIRVEIDVYIVACDPYILEKLYHCCFFDDEVQPSMFFLTLHDAMLHILEKHPESTEKKSNYEKILTTVTVHHPGTSFRTRDRTSQGPCPETRF, encoded by the exons ATGATGCGCCCAGGAGTTAAGCAATATGTCGTGGCCAGGCCGCTGTACTCGGAGGACTCCTTCGCTGAGGACCACGAGAAGATCTACAGGCACCACAAGACCATGCTGGACCACGTCAAGCAGTACTTCAC ATGTGATTCCAAACGAGCCAAGAATGCAGCCCTCTCTCTTCTGCCAGTCATTAGCTGGATGAAAATCTACCGGATCAAAGAGTGGCTTCTCAGCGACATTGTGTCTGGGGTCAGCACTGGTCTGGTCGCTGTGCTACAAG GGCTGGCCTATTGTCTGCTGGCCTCCCTTCCAGCCTGGTATGGACTCTTCTCTGCTTTCTTCCCTGTCATCACCTACTTTTTCCTTGGCACTTCCAGACATATTTCAGTTG GTCCGTTCCCAGTCCTGTGTCTGATGATTGGCTCGGTGGTCACTAGGCTCGTGCCAGATGAAGGTCAACCTCTGAACATCACAGCGTTTGAAGGTCTGAGCATAGACGAGCGGAGAGTGCTGGTGGCATACTCTGTGACCTTTCTCACTGGTATCATGCAG CTGGCGATGGGGATGCTACAGGTGGGCTTTGTTGTCATGTACCTGTCCGACACTCTGGTGTCCGGTTTCACCACAGCAGCTGCCATCCACATTCTGGTGTCGCAGCTTAAGTTTGTGCTGGGCTTGCAGGTCCCAGGCATTAGCGGACCATTGTCTATCATATAT acCCTGGAGATCATCTTTAACAAGATTACCTCCACAAATGTCTGTGATGTGGTTATCTCTCTGGTGATCATGGGGGTGGTGTTCATCGTAAAAGAGATAAATGACAGATTCAAATCCAAGTTGCCTGTCCCGATCCCCATAGAGGTCATCATG ACTGTCATTGCATGTGGAGTGTCGTTTGCCTTTGACTTCAAGACGAGATATGGTATTGACACTGTTGGCCATATTCCAAAAGG ATATGAATCTCCAGTGGCCCCAAACATACATATTCTTCAGGAGACAGCAGTGGAAGCATTTCCCATGGCTATAGTGGGTTTTGCTGTGGCTTTCTCTGTGGCAAAGGTCTATTCTGTAAAACATGATTACACCATAGATGGAAACCAG GAGTTGATAGCTTTTGGCGTTAGCAACATCTTTGGAGCTTCCTTTAAGTCTTTTGCTGCAAGTACATCTCTTTCCAGGAGCGCAGTGCAGGAGAGCACTGGGGGCAAGACGCag GTAGCAGGTTTACTGTCAGCTATTATAGTGATGATTGTCACTTTGGCCATTGGATTCCTGCTGGAGCCACTTCCCAAG TCTGTTCTGGGTGCTGTGGTCATCGTCAACCTGAAGGGTATGCTGATGCAGTTCAGCGAAGTGCCCTACCTGTGGAGGAGGGACAAACCCGACTGT ATGGTCTGGTTGGGTACCTGTTTTGCATCCATCATACTGGGGCTGGATCTTGGATTGGCTGTAGGCCTCGGAATGGAGCTGATCAGTGTCGTCATCAGGGCCCAGTT CCCTCGCTGCAGTGTGCTGGCCAACATCAGAGGAACTGACATCTACAAGGACAGAAAGGACTACACTGAT ATATATGAGCCAGAGGGAGTGAAGATCTTCCGCATACCTTCGCCAATCTTCTTTGCCAACATCGAGTTCTTCAGGAGCAAGTTAGTGGAAGCT GTTGGATTTAACCCCCTGAGAGTgttgagaaagagaaataaagcaCTGAGGATGATCCGGAAACTCCTAAAGAAGGGTGACTTGCAGTGGACATCA AAAGGCTTCCTGAATACCTCTTGTGGACCTATCCAAGAATCAGAGGATGAGAGCAACATGGAGGAGCTGGACTTGCCGACTGACTTTAAGGACCTTCCAGTGCGGATCGACTGGAACGCCGAACTTCCAGCCAACATAGTTGTTCCAAGCGTGGACCTCCACAGCCTGATTCTGGACTTTGCTGCTGTCTCCTTCTTGGACATCTCTGCTCTTAAGGGACTCAAAACA gCACTGAAAGAACTGATTCGGGTTGAAATTGATGTCTACATTGTTGCTTGTGATC CTTACATCCTGGAGAAACTCTATCACTGTTGCTTCTTTGACGACGAAGTTCAGCCGTCCATGTTCTTCCTGACGCTGCACGACGCCATGCTGCACATCCTGGAGAAACATCCAGAGTCCACAGAGAAGAAGTCAAACTATGAAAAG ATTTTAACAACAGTCACCGTTCACCATCCTGGCACCAGTTTCAGGACCAGAGACAGAACA TCACAGGGTCCCTGTCCAGAAACCAGATTCTAA